In Desulfoferula mesophila, the genomic window CCGCCAGCCAGATCAGGGCCCGGTGTTCCAGGGCCTGCGGGCTCTGGCCGTTCAGGCGACAAGCGAAGGCGTGCAGGCGCAGGGGAAGCCCCTCGGGGGTCAAGCCCTCCTGGGTGAGCATAAGGGGCCCCACCTTGACGGTGACGGCCAGTTCCTCTTGCAACTCCCGGGTCAGGCACTCGGGCAGGCTCTCGCCCGGTTCGGCTTTGCCGCCGGGCAGCTCCCACAAACCGTTGGACGCCCGCTGGGCCAACAACAGCTTGCCTTGGCGCACGATGACGGCGCAGGCCACTTCCAGGAAAGCCGGTTCGGACTGGAGCCCGGTCATGGCTTGGCCGGGGCCGGGTTGGTACGGCGCAGTTGGCGGGTGCGCGCGCTCAGGTAGCGCTCCTCGGCCTGGGGAAAGGCGGGGTCGGCGTCCAGGATGGCCTCGTAAAGCTCCAGGGCCTCGGCGTCGCGGTCCTCGGCCTCCAGGAGCCCGGCCAGCTGAAACTTGAGCTTGAGGTCCTTGGGCTCCAGCTTTACCGCCTGGTCCAGGGCCTTGACGGCCGCTTGGGGATCCTTGGCATCCAGGGCCAGGGCGGCTTTCAGCGTATATAGCCTCACGCTGTCCGGGTTTTGGGCCAGGACCTTATTGAGCAGGGTGGCGGCCAGGTCGGGCTTGCTCTCGGCCGTCTGATCCAATACCGCGATCCACAGGTCGAGATCGTGAGGCTTTTGCTCCAAGAGCCGGCCCGCTAGTTCCATGGCCTGGTCCCAGCGTTGCAACGACAAGAGCAGCCTCAGCTTCACCTCCCGCACGTCCGCGTCATCGGGGCGGGCCTTTTCCACCGTGGCCAGTAACTCCAGGGCCTCCTCTGGCTTGCCCTCCTCCATGGCCAACACCGCCAGGTTATAGGCCAGGTCCGGGTCGTCGGGTTGCAGCTTTCGCAGGCGCTGGTAGACCCCGGCCAGGGCTGGGCGGTCGCCGATCTGTTCGTAGAGCTGGGCCAGGTTCAAAAGCGGGGTGGGGCTCAGGGGGTCCAGGGCGGCCACCTTTTCCATTTCCACCGCGGCCTTGGCCGGCTTGCCCTCGGCCAGGTAGACCTGGCTAAGGCGCAAGTGCAGGTTGGCATCACGGGGCGAAAGGGCGGCGGCCCGCTCCAGGGCCCGCAAGGCGCCGGCCTGGTCCCCGGCGCCGCCGCGCAGGCGGGCCAATTGCTGCCAGAGGGCCGGTCGCGCGGGGTCCAGGACCACGGCACGTTCCAGACTGGCCAGGGCTCGATCAGCCTGCCCGGCGCTTTCCTGGGCCTTGGCCAGGCGGGCCAGGGTCTGGGCCCGCTCCGCCGCGTTTTGCAGGCTGGAGAGCCTCTCCAAAAGCACGGCCGCCTCTTCCCAACGCTCAAGCTGCTCGTAGAGTAGGGCCAGGCGTCCCAGGAGTTGGGCGTCGCCGGGGCGCAGGGCGGCCAGCTTGCTCAGGGCGGCCACGGCCTCTTCCCTCTGCCCGGCGGCCAGATATAAATCGGCCAGACGCTCCATCCAGCGGGGGTCCTTCTGACTGCGGCCGTGGCTGGACAGCAGCTCCGCCGCCAAGCCATATTGGCCGTTTTCGGCGTAAAGGTCGGCCAAGCGCTCTATCATCAGGTCGTCGTCGGGGCTGAGGGCCAGGGCCTTTTCGGTGTAGGCGATTTTTTTGCCTAGATCCTGGGTCTGGGCGGCGCGGCGCAGCCAGTCGATGGGCAGAAGACGCACCAATAGGCTGACTGAGCCGATCTTGCGCCCGCTTTTGAGCACCTCCAACTCCAGGCTGTCGGTGGTGTAGAGCCGGGGGCCCAGGACGTTGGTCAGGGTGTGGTAGTGGTTGAGGTTGAGTTCGGGAAAATCGGCCAGGCGAAAACTGAGGCCATAATCCAGCCAGGCGTCGCTTTTGGCCCCCAGCACCCGGAAGGGGGCGTCCGGGTGCACCGTGGCCACGCCGCCCGCCCGCACCGTGACCGCCAGGCCGCCGATGGAAAGTTCCACCGACAACAGCCGGGGGCCGGTCTCCTGGGCGGACGCAGGGGCGGAGGCCAGGCTGAACCAGGCCGCCAAAAGCAGCAGAACCAACAGGAATGAGCGGGTCGGAGAGCGCATGTTCAGGCCGCCTCCCGGGCGAGCGTAACTTACCGCTCCAACTTTACAAGAGCCCGTGAGGCAAGTCAAAAGGCACCGACCAGCAAAGGTTGGCCGTCCAGCTCCTCGCAACCCGTGATGTTTACGCGCAGCCTGTTTCCAGCCGGCGTCTCTTTGGCCAGGCGCACCAGGCAATAATTGGCCCCGCGCCCCAGGCCGGAGCCTTCCACGATCACTTCCTGGGAGCTTCCCACCTGGGCCTGGTAATAGGCCCGCTTCTTGGCCAGGCCTAGTTCGCGCAAGACTGCGGCGCGCTCTTTGCTCACCTCGGGGGCGGGGTGGTCGGCCATGTCCGCCGCCCTGGTGCCGGGGCGGGAGGAATAGGGGAACACGTGCAGATAGCTGATGGGCAGGCCGGCCAGCAGGCCGCGGGTTTGCTCAAAGTCCTGGTCGCTCTCACCGGGCAGGCCCACCAACACGTCTGCCCCCAGGCACAGACCGGGCAGGGCCGCCGCCGCCACGCGCACCGTGCGGGCGTAATCCTCGGGGCCGTAGGGGCGGCCCATCTGCTTGAGCAGGCGGGCGCTGCCGGTCTGCAAGGGCAAATGGAAGTGGGGAACCAGCCGGGGTTCGGCCGCGGCCAGCTCGATGATCTCCGGGGTCAGCTCCTCGGACTCCAACGACGACAGGCGCAGGCGCGGGGCCGGGTGGGCGGCCAAGAGGGCCCTGAGCAGCTCGGCCAGCTCCTGGCGGGGGGTGAAGTCCCAGCCCCAGCGCCCCAGGTGGATGCCGGTGAGCACCACCTCGGCCGTCCCGCTGCGGCCCAACTCGGCAAAGGCCCCGGCGGCCTGGTCCAGGGGCAGGCTGCGCGAGCGGCCCCGGGTGCTGGGCACGATGCAATAGGCGCAGTGGGCGTTGCAGCCGTCCTGCACCTTCAACAGGCCCCGGGTGCGCTCCGGGCCGGGGGCCTGCGCCCCGGGGCAAAAGCCGCCGGCGTCCGGGGCGGGGAGGGCGGTTGCCTGATCCAGAGAAGAGCCAGACAAGGCCTCCGCCCCCTGGGCCAGGGCGGCCCGCCCCAACACCTCGCACCCCGCCTGGCTGTAGGCCTGGGGCTCGGCCTGCACGTCGCAGCCGGTGACCACCACCCGAGCGCCCGGATGGGCCCGGCGCAGCCGCCGGGCCATCTGGCGCGATTGGCGGGCGGCCACTCCGGTGACCGAGCAGGTGAACAGCAGGGCCAGATCCACCGCTTGGCCATCTCCGGCCGCCAGCCAACCTCGCTCGCGCATTTGCCCGGCCAGGTGGGCGGCCTCGGCCTGGTTTACCTTGCAGCCCAGGCTGGCCACCGTGTAGCGCTTCACCGGCCTCGCCCCGCTCCCGTTCTACTTGGCCGCGGCCTTGGCCTTCTTGAAGGCTTCCAGCGAGTTGATGATGGTGGCGTCGTCGCAGCAATAGGCGATGCGGCAGTAGCCGGGGCCCATGAAGCCAGAGCCGGGCACCAGCAAGAGGTTCTGCTCGATGGCCAGCTTGCAGAAAGCCACGTCGTCGGGAATGGGGGCCTTGGGGAAGACGTAGAAGGCGCCGCCGGGGCGCACGTATTCGTAGCCCGCCTCGTCCAGCACTCCCAGGATCAACTCCCGCTTGCGGGCGTACTCGGCCACCTCGGCCGCGTCGTCCAACAGCTCGGCCACGGCCAGCTGCATGATGCCCGGCGCGTTGACGTAGCCCAGGATGCGGTTGGCCAGGGTCATGCCGCCGATCAGCATGCCCTTGTCGGCTATCTGGGGGTGCACCGCCGCGTAGCCGATGCGCTGGCCCGGCAGGGACAGGTTCTTGCTGAAGGAGGTGACCACGATGCTGTTGGGATAAGCCGCGAATATCGACGGCACGTGCAGGCCATCGAAAACGATCTGGCGGTAGGGTTCGTCGCTGATCAGGTAGATGGCCTTGCCCAGTTGCTTGCTCTTCTCGGTGAGCATGGCCGCCAGGGCGTCCACCGATTCCTGGGTGTAGACCGCGCCGGTGGGGTTGTTGGGGTTGTTGATCAACACGGCGCAGGTCTTTTCGCTGATGGCGTAGGCCATGGCCGCGATGTCCAACTCAAAGGTGTCTGTGGTGGGCACCCGCTTGACGCTGCCGCCGTGGTTGTCCAGGTAGAAGTCGTACTCCACGAAGTAGGGGGTGGGCACCACCACCTCGGCTCCGGGGTCCACGATGGCCTTGAGCACGATGTTGAGGGCGCCGGCCGCGCCCACGGTCATGATGATCTCGTTCTCGCTGAAGCCGGGGCCGTGCTCCCGGCTCAGGTAGTCGGCCACCTTGGCCCGCACCTGGGGGTAGCCCGCGTTGGGCATGTAGGCGTGCCGCCCCGGAGTGCGGTCGGCGGCCAGGCGGGCCACCACCTCAAAGAACTTCTCCGGCGGCTCGATGTTGGGGTTGCCCAAGGAAAAGTCGAAGACGTTTTCAGCGCCCTTTTCGGCCTTCAGCTTGGCCCCGGCCTCGAACATGGCTCGTATCCAACTGGAGCGTTCTATGAATTCAGCTATTTTGTGAGCTACCGGCATGGAAAACCTCCCTGGGTGGGAAACTAAAAAAGCCGCGGGCCCTGGGGCCCGCGGCTGCTACTGGCTTGATTGCTTAAGGCGTCAGTATGCCTCCACGGACCCGTGCGCTGGCGGATAATAATACCCCATAAATCGGGTCTCGCGGAAAATCACACTGGCCTCCAACGCTTATGGCCACAAGTTACCACCCAGCCCCGGCGGGGTCAATACCCCCGCCGGTCACTGTTGCCCAAGGGAAACCCGGCGGAGATATAGGGCGCCTATTCGTGGGTAA contains:
- a CDS encoding (deoxy)nucleoside triphosphate pyrophosphohydrolase encodes the protein MTGLQSEPAFLEVACAVIVRQGKLLLAQRASNGLWELPGGKAEPGESLPECLTRELQEELAVTVKVGPLMLTQEGLTPEGLPLRLHAFACRLNGQSPQALEHRALIWLAGDEAAKLSLCSTDRALLERLKSTGDLDNSAHGW
- a CDS encoding tetratricopeptide repeat protein, with product MRSPTRSFLLVLLLLAAWFSLASAPASAQETGPRLLSVELSIGGLAVTVRAGGVATVHPDAPFRVLGAKSDAWLDYGLSFRLADFPELNLNHYHTLTNVLGPRLYTTDSLELEVLKSGRKIGSVSLLVRLLPIDWLRRAAQTQDLGKKIAYTEKALALSPDDDLMIERLADLYAENGQYGLAAELLSSHGRSQKDPRWMERLADLYLAAGQREEAVAALSKLAALRPGDAQLLGRLALLYEQLERWEEAAVLLERLSSLQNAAERAQTLARLAKAQESAGQADRALASLERAVVLDPARPALWQQLARLRGGAGDQAGALRALERAAALSPRDANLHLRLSQVYLAEGKPAKAAVEMEKVAALDPLSPTPLLNLAQLYEQIGDRPALAGVYQRLRKLQPDDPDLAYNLAVLAMEEGKPEEALELLATVEKARPDDADVREVKLRLLLSLQRWDQAMELAGRLLEQKPHDLDLWIAVLDQTAESKPDLAATLLNKVLAQNPDSVRLYTLKAALALDAKDPQAAVKALDQAVKLEPKDLKLKFQLAGLLEAEDRDAEALELYEAILDADPAFPQAEERYLSARTRQLRRTNPAPAKP
- a CDS encoding MiaB/RimO family radical SAM methylthiotransferase; protein product: MKRYTVASLGCKVNQAEAAHLAGQMRERGWLAAGDGQAVDLALLFTCSVTGVAARQSRQMARRLRRAHPGARVVVTGCDVQAEPQAYSQAGCEVLGRAALAQGAEALSGSSLDQATALPAPDAGGFCPGAQAPGPERTRGLLKVQDGCNAHCAYCIVPSTRGRSRSLPLDQAAGAFAELGRSGTAEVVLTGIHLGRWGWDFTPRQELAELLRALLAAHPAPRLRLSSLESEELTPEIIELAAAEPRLVPHFHLPLQTGSARLLKQMGRPYGPEDYARTVRVAAAALPGLCLGADVLVGLPGESDQDFEQTRGLLAGLPISYLHVFPYSSRPGTRAADMADHPAPEVSKERAAVLRELGLAKKRAYYQAQVGSSQEVIVEGSGLGRGANYCLVRLAKETPAGNRLRVNITGCEELDGQPLLVGAF
- a CDS encoding pyridoxal phosphate-dependent aminotransferase yields the protein MPVAHKIAEFIERSSWIRAMFEAGAKLKAEKGAENVFDFSLGNPNIEPPEKFFEVVARLAADRTPGRHAYMPNAGYPQVRAKVADYLSREHGPGFSENEIIMTVGAAGALNIVLKAIVDPGAEVVVPTPYFVEYDFYLDNHGGSVKRVPTTDTFELDIAAMAYAISEKTCAVLINNPNNPTGAVYTQESVDALAAMLTEKSKQLGKAIYLISDEPYRQIVFDGLHVPSIFAAYPNSIVVTSFSKNLSLPGQRIGYAAVHPQIADKGMLIGGMTLANRILGYVNAPGIMQLAVAELLDDAAEVAEYARKRELILGVLDEAGYEYVRPGGAFYVFPKAPIPDDVAFCKLAIEQNLLLVPGSGFMGPGYCRIAYCCDDATIINSLEAFKKAKAAAK